A single genomic interval of Puntigrus tetrazona isolate hp1 chromosome 1, ASM1883169v1, whole genome shotgun sequence harbors:
- the LOC122349741 gene encoding putative GPI-anchored protein pfl2 yields MQLTTVSSTSAQSAASTVGPASTVSSTSAQSTSAQSAASTVSTASTVLSTSAQSTSAQSAASTVSSTSAQSAASTVGPASTVSSTSAQSTSAQSAASTVSTASTVSSTSAQSAASTLGPASTVSSTSAQSTSAQSAASIVGPASTVSSTSAQSTSAQSAASTVSTASTVSCHLHICSVYICVSVSAESTVSTAPQCHPHLLSLQLCSTLGPASTVSSTSAQSTSAQSAASTVGPASTVSSTSAQSTSAQSAASTVSTASTVSSTSAQSAASTLGPASTVSSTSAQSTSAQSAASTVGPASTVSSTSAQSTSAQSAASTVSTASTVSSTSAQSTSAQSAESTVSTASTVSSTSAQSAASTLGPASTVSSTSAQSTSAQSAASTVGPASTVSSTSAQSTSAQSAASTVSTASTVSSTSAQSTSAQSAESTVSTASTVSSTSAQSAASTLGPASTVSSTSAQSTSAQSAASTVGPASTVSSTSAQSTSAQSAASTVSTASTVSSTSAQSTSAQSAESTVPAASTVSSTSAQSTSAQSAASTVGPASTVSSTSAQSTSAQSTTSTVSTASTVSSTSTQSTASTVTTASTKSTAASEQTAPDVLTYLEFKSSDTFIDAFSDNTTEEYKNRSNLVREQLEPVYKNKYSNFNRLYVLGFRKGSVITSTQLAFILNQNIPSVQEIATTLVTAVQNGNVSLLNINPQSIYVNGSAPATIVTTAATIAATTSGGLKTESSLLQATSLIIMSKLLWLFL; encoded by the exons ATGCAGCTTACAACAGTGTCATCCACTTCTGCCCAGTCTGCAGCTTCCACAGTGGGTCCAGCTTCTACAGTGTCATCCACATCTGCTCAGTCTAC ATCTGCTCAGTCTGCAGCGTCTACAGTGTCTACAGCTTCTACAGTGTTATCCACATCTGCTCAGTCTACATCTGCTCAGTCTGCAGCTTCTACAGTGTCATCCACTTCTGCCCAGTCTGCAGCTTCCACAGTGGGTCCAGCTTCTACAGTGTCATCCACATCTGCTCAGTCTACATCTGCTCAGTCTGCAGCGTCTACAGTGTCTACAGCTTCTACAGTGTCATCCACATCTGCTCAGTCTGCAGCTTCCACATTGGGTCCAGCTTCTACAGTGTCATCCACATCTGCTCAGTCTACATCTGCTCAGTCTGCAGCTTCCATAGTGGGTCCAGCTTCTACAGTGTCATCCACATCTGCTCAGTCTACATCTGCTCAGTCTGCAGCGTCTACAGTGTCTACAGCTTCTACAGTGTCATGTCATCTGCACATCTGCTCAGTCTACATCTGCGTCTCAGTCTCTGCAGAGTCTACAGTGTCTACAGCTCCACAGTGTCATCCACATCTGCTCAGTCTGCAGCTCTGCAGCACATTGGGTCCAGCTTCTACAGTGTCATCCACATCTGCTCAGTCTACATCTGCTCAGTCTGCAGCTTCCACAGTGGGTCCAGCTTCTACAGTGTCATCCACATCTGCTCAGTCTACATCTGCTCAGTCTGCAGCGTCTACAGTGTCTACAGCTTCTACAGTGTCATCCACATCTGCTCAGTCTGCAGCTTCCACATTGGGTCCAGCTTCTACAGTGTCATCCACATCTGCTCAGTCTACATCTGCTCAGTCTGCAGCTTCCACAGTGGGTCCAGCTTCTACAGTGTCATCCACATCTGCTCAGTCTACATCTGCTCAGTCTGCAGCGTCTACAGTGTCTACGGCTTCTACTGTGTCATCCACATCTGCTCAGTCTACATCTGCTCAGTCTGCAGAGTCTACAGTGTCTACAGCTTCTACAGTGTCATCCACATCTGCTCAGTCTGCAGCTTCCACATTGGGTCCAGCTTCTACAGTGTCATCCACATCTGCTCAGTCTACATCTGCTCAGTCTGCAGCTTCCACAGTGGGTCCAGCTTCTACAGTGTCATCCACATCTGCTCAGTCTACATCTGCTCAGTCTGCAGCGTCTACAGTGTCTACGGCTTCTACTGTGTCATCCACATCTGCTCAGTCTACATCTGCTCAGTCTGCAGAGTCTACAGTGTCTACAGCTTCTACAGTGTCATCCACATCTGCTCAGTCTGCAGCTTCCACATTGGGTCCAGCTTCTACAGTGTCATCCACATCTGCTCAGTCTACATCTGCTCAGTCTGCAGCTTCCACAGTGGGTCCAGCTTCTACAGTGTCATCCACATCTGCTCAGTCTACATCTGCTCAGTCTGCAGCGTCTACAGTGTCTACGGCTTCTACTGTGTCATCCACATCTGCTCAGTCTACATCTGCTCAGTCTGCAGAGTCTACAGTGCCTGCAGCTTCTACAGTGTCATCCACTTCTGCTCAGTCTACATCTGCTCAGTCTGCAGCTTCCACAGTGGGTCCAGCTTCTACAGTGTCATCCACATCTGCTCAGTCTACATCTGCTCAGTCTACAACTTCTACGGTATCTACTGCCTCGACAGTGTCATCGACATCTACACAGTCTACAGCTTCTACAGTAACTACAGCCTCTACAAAATCTACAGCAGCTTCTGAACAAACAGCACCTGATGTGCTAACATATCTGGAGTTTAAATCCAGTGACACATTTATAGATGCATTCAGCGATAACACCACTGAGGAGTACAAAAATAGGTCTAACCTTGTCAGGGAACAG CTTGAGCCtgtctacaaaaataaatattcaaacttCAACAGACTGTATGTCCTAGGATTCAG aAAGGGGTCAGTCATCACATCAACACAACTAGCTTTCATTCTTAATCAAAATATTCCATCTGTCCAAGAGATTGCGACAACTCTCGTGACAGCAGTGCAAAACGGAAATGTCAGTTTGTTGAACATAAATCCTCAATCAATTTATGTCAATGGTTCAG cTCCAGCTACCATTGTCACTACTGCAGCAACCATAGCAGCTACAACTTCAGGTGGATTAAAGACTGAATCCAGTCTGCTCCAAGCAACATCCCTCATTATTATGTCTAAGCTGTTGTGGCTTTTCCTATAG
- the LOC122349752 gene encoding mucin-5AC-like: MEGKVFIIMCIFSVQSISLIIISLSPVSTTDTPSTTTITEVPSSTPTTVAESSTTTAGVTTTAPSTTVTTTAPPTTSITTAAPSTTTTAHTESSTTTAGVTTTAPSTTVTTTASPTPSTTTAAPSTTTTAHTESSTTTAGDTTTAPSTTVTTTASPTTSTTTAAPTTTTTAHTESSTTTAGVTTTAPSTTASPTPSTTTAAPSTTTTAHTESSSTTAGDTTTAPSTTVTTTASLTTSTTTAAPSTTTTAHTESSSTTAGVTTTAPSTTVTTTASPTTSTTTAAPTTTTTAHTESSTTTAGDTTTAPSTTASPTSSTTTAAPSTTTTAHTESSSTTAGDTTTAPSTTVTTTASPTTSTTTAAPSTTTTAHTESSTTSAGVTTTAPSTTFTTIASSTTSTTTAAPSTTTATVIDSSTTTAGVTTHHQHHHHLQQQCFNNHYSSY; the protein is encoded by the exons ATGGAGggaaaagtttttattataatgtgcattttcagTG TCCAAAGTATATCCTTGATAATCATATCACTATCACCTGTTAGTACAACTGACACCCCATCAACAACTACAATAACAGAAGTGCCCTCATCAACCCCTACAACTGTCGCTGAATCATCCACCACTACTGCAGGAGTTACCACAACAGCACCATCAACTACTGTTACAACAACTGCACCCCCCACAACATCTATAACAACAGCAGCACCCTCAACAACCACTACAGCTCATACTGAATCATCCACCACTACTGCAGGAGTTACCACAACAGCACCATCAAC TACTGTTACAACAACGGCATCCCCCACAccatctacaacaacagcagcacCCTCAACAACCACTACAGCTCATACTGAATCATCCACCACTACTGCAGGAGATACCACAACAGCACCATCAACTACTGTTACAACCACGGCATCCCCCacaacatctacaacaacagcaGCGCCCACAACAACCACTACAGCTCATACTGAATCATCCACCACTACTGCAGGAGTTACCACAACAGCACCATCAACTACTGCATCCCCCACAccatctacaacaacagcagcacCCTCAACAACCACTACAGCTCATACTGAATCATCCAGCACTACTGCAGGAGATACCACAACAGCACCATCAACTACTGTTACAACAACGGCATCCCTCacaacatctacaacaacagcagcacCCTCAACAACCACTACAGCTCATACTGAATCATCCAGCACTACTGCAGGAGTTACCACAACAGCACCATCAACTACTGTTACAACAACGGCATCCCCCacaacatctacaacaacagcaGCGCCCACAACAACCACTACAGCTCATACTGAATCATCCACCACTACTGCAGGAGATACCACAACAGCACCATCAACTACTGCATCCCCCACATCATCTACAACAACAGCAGCTCCCTCAACAACCACTACAGCTCATACTGAATCATCCAGCACTACTGCAGGAGATACCACAACAGCACCATCAACTACTGTTACAACGACTGCATCCCCCacaacatctacaacaacagcaGCGCCCTCAACAACCACTACAGCTCATACTGAATCATCCACCACTTCTGCAGGAGTTACCACAACAGCACCATCAACTACTTTTACAACAATTGCATCCTCCacaacatctacaacaacagcagcaccaTCAACAACCACTGCAACTGTTATTGATTCATCCACCACTACTGCAGGAGTTACAACACACCATCAACATCACCATCATCTACAACAACAGTGTTTCAACAACCACTACAGCTCATACTGA